Part of the Alphaproteobacteria bacterium genome, GACGATCCCGCCGGGCCGGATGTCGACCACCACGAAATCGTTGCCCAGGCCATGCATCTTGACGAAGGGAATAGCCATCAGGGCCGCGTTATATGGCGCCGGAGACGGCCAAGTCCAACGATTTCGGCCGCTCGCGGCATGTTCCCTGGCGCTTGACTTGCCGCTGTCGCCCCACTAGTTTCCCCGGGCTTTCGGTCCATTGCTGGTTCGCAAGCGCCCACGGGTGCCCGTCAGTCCGCGAGGTTTCGCGCACTGGCGCCGTTTTCCGTTGGTATTGATCTTGGCTACGGTCACGGAGATCGCATGTTCGAGAGCCTGAGCAATCGACTATCAGATGTCTTCGAGGGGCTGCGCCGGCGCGGCGCGCTTTCAGAGAGCGACGTCGAGGCGGCGCTGCGCGAGGTGCGTGTGGCGCTGCTGGAAGCCGACGTGGCGCTGCCGGTGGTCAAGGATTTCGTGGCCCAGGTGAAAACCAAGGCGGTCGGCGCCGACGTCGTCAAAAGCGTCACCCCGGGCCAGATGGTGGTCAAGATCGTGCACGACCATCTGGTCGAGATGTTGGGCGCGGAAAGCGTGGCGCTGAACCTGGCGGCGGTGCCGCCGGTGCCCATCCTGATGGTCGGCCTGCAGGGTTCGGGCAAGACCACGACCACGGCCAAGCTTGGTCTCAGCCTTCAGGGGCGCGACAAGAAAAAGGTCATGATGGCCTCGCTCGACGTCCAGCGCCCGGCCGCCCAGGAACAGCTGCGCCTGCTGGGCGAACAGGCCGAGGTCACGACGCTGCCCATCGTGGCCGGCCAGATGCCGGTCGACATTGCCAGTCGGGCCATGGCCGCGGCCAGGCTGCAGGGCTTTGACGTGGTGCTGTTGGATACTGCCGGCCGGCTGCACGTCGACGAGGCGCTGATGAGCGAACTGGCCGCCGTGCGCGATGCCGTGAACGCGGCTGAGATCCTGCTGGTGGCCGATGCCCTCACGGGCCAGGACGCGGTCAACGTGGCCGAGGCCTTCCGGGCCCGCATCGAGGTCAGCGGCATCGTGCTGACCCGTGTCGACGGCGATGCCCGCGGCGGCGCGGCGCTCAGCATGAGGGCCGTCACCGGCTGTCCCATCAAGCTTTTGGGCGTGGGCGAAAACCTCGATGCCCTGGAGGTCTTTCATCCCGACCGCATTGCCTCACGCATCCTCGGCATGGGCGACGTCGTCGGCCTGGTCGAGAAGGCGGCCGAGACCATCGAGCAGGAAGACTTGGACAAGCTCGAAGCCAAGATGCTCAAGGGCCAGTTCGACCTCGAGGACATGGCGCAACAGCTCGGTCAGATGCGCCGCATGGGCGGCATGGAAGGCATGATGGCGATGCTGCCCGGTGTCGCCAAAATGAAGAAGCAGATCGCCGAGGCCCAGATCGACGAGCGCCAGTTGATCCGCCAGGAGGCCATCATCTCCTCCATGACGCCCCGCGAGCGGCGCCACGCCAAGCTCATCAATGCCTCGCGCAAGCGGCGCATCGCCGGCGGCTCGGGCACCACGGTGCAGGACGTCAACCGCGTGCTCAAGCAGCACAAACAGATGACCGTGATGATGAAGAAAGTGAAGAAGCTCGGCAAAAAGGGGCTCATGCGCCACGGCTTGCCGGGCCTCATGCCGCGCTGAAGCGGCAGCCGGATGCCCGAATGACTGACATCAACCCCCACGAGAGGTCCAACGTTCCATGTCCCTGAAGATCAGATTGACCCGCGGCGGCGCCAAAAAGCGCCCCAGCTATCGCATCGTCATCGCCGATTCGCGCAGCCCGCGCGACGGCCGTTTCATCGAGAAGGTCGGCACCTACAATCCGCTGTTGCAGCGCGACGATCCGGCCCGCGTGACGCTGAACGAGGAGCGCATCCGCCATTGGCTGGGCCATGGCGCCCGGCCCACCGACCGGGTGGCCCGCTTTCTCGGCGCCGCCGAAATCACCGCCATGCCGGCAAGCCGCAACAACCCCGAGAAAGCCAAACCCAAGGCCAAGGCCCAGGAGCGTCTGAAGGCCGCCGAGGAGGCCGCCCAGGCCGCCGCCGAGGCGCCAGCCGAAGAGGCAGCGGCTGAGGAAGCCCCGGCCGAAGAGGCCGCGGCGGAAGAAGCGCCAGCCGAAGAGGCCGCGGCGGAAGAAGCGCCGGCCGAAGAGGCCGCGGCGGAAGAAGCGCCGGCTGCAGAGGCCGCGGCGGAGGAAGCGCCGGCCGCAGAGGCCGCGGCGGAAGAAGCGCCGGCCGAGGAACAAGCGCCGGCCGAGGAGGAAACGCCGGCCGAGGAGGCCGCGAAAGAGGAATAACGGCTTAGGGGAGCGCCTCCATGCCCGAACGGGTCTGCCTGGGTGCCATCAGCGGCGCCCGCGGCCTGCGCGGCGAGGTCAAGGTCAAGACCTTCACCGCCCGCCCCGCCGACGTGGCCGCCTATGGGCCGCTGACGGACGAGGTCGGCGAGCGCAGCTTCACGCTGACGGTGACCCGCACCATCAAGGGCGGCGTGGCAGCAACGATTGCGGGCATTGCCGATCGCCAGGCGGCGCTGGCGCTCAAGGGCACCCGGCTCTACGTCTCGCGCCAGGCCCTGCCGAAACCGGAAGGCGACGAGTTCTATTACGCCGACCTCATCGGGTTGGCGGTGGAGTTGGAGGACGGCGGCGCCTTCGGCACCGTGAAATCGTTGGAAAACCACGGCGCCGGCGAGCTGTTGGTGGTCGATCGGGAGGGCGTCACGGAATTCCTGCCCTTCACGGCCGAGGTGGTGCCGAGCGTCGATCTCGAAGCCGGGCGGCTGGTGGTTCGGCCGCCGGCGGAAATGCCGGACTAGACCATGGCCCAGGTAATGCAGAAGCAAGTGATGCAGAAGAGCGATATCGGCGATGCCACGGAAGCGCCCTGGAGGGCCCGGGTACTGACGCTGTTTCCCGAGATGTTTCCCGGACCGCTGGGCTTTTCGCTCGCCGGCCAGGCCCTGAAAAAGCGCCTCTGGGCGCTGGAAACGGTGGACATTCGCAGCTTTGCAAGCGATAAACACCGCTCTGTCGACGATGCCCCGTTCGGTGGCGGACCGGGAATGGTGATGCGGCCCGACGTACTGGCCGCCGCCATCGATGCTACGGTTACCGGGGGGGTTGCCGGGGGGGTCGCCGAGGGGCCGCTGATTTGCCTGAGCCCGCGCGGCCGCCTGCTCGACCAGGAACGGCTCAAGGCGCTGGCGGCAGGCCCTGGCGTGGTGCTGGTATGTGGCCGCTTCGAGGGCATCGACGAGCGGGTCATCGAGGCGCGCGGGCTGGAAGAGCTTAGCCTGGGCGATTTCGTGCTTTCGGGCGGCGAGCCGGCGGCACTGGCGCTGATCGACGCGGTGGTGCGCTTGCTGCCGGGGGTGGTCGGCGATCCCCGGTCGCTGGCCGAGGACAGTTTCGAGCGCGGCCTGCTGGAATATCCCCAGTACACCCGGCCGCAGGAATTCGAAGGGCACGTGGTACCGGACGTGCTGCTTTCGGGCCACCACGAACGCGTGGCGGCCTGGCGATTGGAACAGGCCGAACGCACCACCCGGGAGCGGCGGCAGGACATGTGGCAGCGCTATGCGACTGCCAGGCAGAAGACGGAGTAGGCGTGATGAATATCTTGCAGGAAATCGAAAACGAACAGGCCGAGAAGCTGGCCGCCGAACGCAGCGTGCCCGAATTCGGGCCCGGCGACACGGTGCGCGTCAGCGTCAAGGTCGTGGAAGGCAGCCGCGAACGCGTGCAGGCCTTCGAGGGCGTCTGTATCGCCAGGCGCAACCGCGGCCTCAACTCGTCCTTCACGGTGCGCAAGATTTCCTACGGCGAAGGCGTCGAGCGGGTGTTCCAGCTCTATTCGCGCCAAATCGCCGACATCGCCGTGGTGCGCCGCGGCGACGTGCGGCGGGCCAAGCTCTATTACCTGCGCGGCCTGAGGGGCAAGAAGGCCCGCATTCGCGAAAAGCGCGACGACCGCCGTCCGGCCAAGCAGGCAGGGAGCTGATCGCCGGCCCGCTCGCCTTGCCCGAGCGGCGGGCTAGTTCCCTATCGGCCCCACCCATCGCCAGCGAAGGACCCGGTCATGGCTGCAGCGCGTACCTTGTTCGACAAGATTTGGGAGAGCCATGTCGTCGATACCCAGGACGACGGCACCGAGCTCATCTACATCGACCGCCACCTGGTCCATGAGGTAACCAGCCCCCAGGCCTTCGAAGGGCTGCGCAACGCCGGCCGCCCTGTGCGCCGGCCCGAATCCATCATCGCGGTGGCCGACCACAACGTGCCGACCCGCGACCGCGCCGCCGGCATCACCGAGGAGATAGCCCGCATCCAGGTCGAGACGCTGGAGCGGAACTGTCGCGAATTCGGTCTCGAATACTGGGGCATGGACGACATCCGCCAGGGCATCGTCCACATCATCGGCCCCGAACAGGGCATGACCCAGCCCGGCATGACCATCGTTTGCGGCGATTCCCATACCGCCACCCACGGCGCCTTCGGCGCCTTCTCCATCGGCATCGGCACCTCCGAGGTGGAGCACGTGATGGCGACGCAAACCCTGATCCAGCGCCGCCCCAAGACGCTCAAGCTCGAGGTCAAGGGGGCGCTGGGCGAGGGCGTCGGGGCCAAGGACCTGATCCTCGCCATCATCGGCCACATCGGCACCGCCGGCGGCACCGGCCATGCCATCGAATACACAGGCCCGGCCATCCGCGCGCTCTCCATGGAGGGCCGCATGACGGTTTGCAACATGACCATCGAGGGTGGCGCCCGGGCCGGCATGGTGGCGCCGGACGAAACCACTTTCGACTACCTCAAGGGCCGCCCCATGGCGCCCAAGGCCGGCGCCTGGGAGCTCGCCCTGGCGAACTGGCAGGGACTGCCCAGCGATGCCGGCGCAAGTTATGACAGCACCATCGAATTCGATGCCGAGGGCCTCGAGCCCCACGTCACCTGGGGCACCAGCCCCGAGGAAGTGCTGCCCATCAGCGGCTTTGTACCGGACCCCGAAAGCGTCGCCGACGAGGTGCGCCGGGCCAAGATGGAGCGCGCCCTTACCTACATGGACCTGCGCCCCGGCACGGCGCTCACGGAATTGTCCGTCGACCGCGTCTTCATCGGATCGTGCACCAACGGCCGCATCGAGGACCTGCGCCAGGCCGCGGCCATCGCCCAGGGGCGCAGTGTCGCCGCCGGGGTCAACGTCTTGGTGGTGCCCGGTTCGGGCCTGGTCAAGCACCAGGCCGAGGAAGAGGGCCTGGACGAGATCTTCAAGACCGCCGGCTTCGAATGGCGCGATGCCGGCTGCTCCATGTGCCTGGCCATGAACGCCGACCGGCTGGAGCCGGGCCAGCGTTGCGCTTCTACCTCCAACCGCAATTTCGAGGGCCGCCAGGGCAAGGATGGCCGCAGTCACCTGGTCAGCCCGATGATGGCCGCCGCGGCGGCCGTGACGGGGCGCTTAGTCGACGTCCGCGAATTGATCTGAGGAACCCTGGCATGGAAAAGTTCACCACCTTGCGCGGTGTCGCCGCGCCGCTCAACATGGTCAACGTCGACACCGACATGATCATCCCCAAGCAGCACCTCAAGACCATCCAGCGCAGCGGCCTGGGCAAGTACCTCTTTACCGACATGC contains:
- the trmD gene encoding tRNA (guanosine(37)-N1)-methyltransferase TrmD, which gives rise to MQKSDIGDATEAPWRARVLTLFPEMFPGPLGFSLAGQALKKRLWALETVDIRSFASDKHRSVDDAPFGGGPGMVMRPDVLAAAIDATVTGGVAGGVAEGPLICLSPRGRLLDQERLKALAAGPGVVLVCGRFEGIDERVIEARGLEELSLGDFVLSGGEPAALALIDAVVRLLPGVVGDPRSLAEDSFERGLLEYPQYTRPQEFEGHVVPDVLLSGHHERVAAWRLEQAERTTRERRQDMWQRYATARQKTE
- the rplS gene encoding 50S ribosomal protein L19, coding for MNILQEIENEQAEKLAAERSVPEFGPGDTVRVSVKVVEGSRERVQAFEGVCIARRNRGLNSSFTVRKISYGEGVERVFQLYSRQIADIAVVRRGDVRRAKLYYLRGLRGKKARIREKRDDRRPAKQAGS
- the rimM gene encoding ribosome maturation factor RimM (Essential for efficient processing of 16S rRNA), with the protein product MPERVCLGAISGARGLRGEVKVKTFTARPADVAAYGPLTDEVGERSFTLTVTRTIKGGVAATIAGIADRQAALALKGTRLYVSRQALPKPEGDEFYYADLIGLAVELEDGGAFGTVKSLENHGAGELLVVDREGVTEFLPFTAEVVPSVDLEAGRLVVRPPAEMPD
- the leuC gene encoding 3-isopropylmalate dehydratase large subunit, with translation MAAARTLFDKIWESHVVDTQDDGTELIYIDRHLVHEVTSPQAFEGLRNAGRPVRRPESIIAVADHNVPTRDRAAGITEEIARIQVETLERNCREFGLEYWGMDDIRQGIVHIIGPEQGMTQPGMTIVCGDSHTATHGAFGAFSIGIGTSEVEHVMATQTLIQRRPKTLKLEVKGALGEGVGAKDLILAIIGHIGTAGGTGHAIEYTGPAIRALSMEGRMTVCNMTIEGGARAGMVAPDETTFDYLKGRPMAPKAGAWELALANWQGLPSDAGASYDSTIEFDAEGLEPHVTWGTSPEEVLPISGFVPDPESVADEVRRAKMERALTYMDLRPGTALTELSVDRVFIGSCTNGRIEDLRQAAAIAQGRSVAAGVNVLVVPGSGLVKHQAEEEGLDEIFKTAGFEWRDAGCSMCLAMNADRLEPGQRCASTSNRNFEGRQGKDGRSHLVSPMMAAAAAVTGRLVDVRELI
- the rpsP gene encoding 30S ribosomal protein S16 encodes the protein MSLKIRLTRGGAKKRPSYRIVIADSRSPRDGRFIEKVGTYNPLLQRDDPARVTLNEERIRHWLGHGARPTDRVARFLGAAEITAMPASRNNPEKAKPKAKAQERLKAAEEAAQAAAEAPAEEAAAEEAPAEEAAAEEAPAEEAAAEEAPAEEAAAEEAPAAEAAAEEAPAAEAAAEEAPAEEQAPAEEETPAEEAAKEE
- the ffh gene encoding signal recognition particle protein yields the protein MFESLSNRLSDVFEGLRRRGALSESDVEAALREVRVALLEADVALPVVKDFVAQVKTKAVGADVVKSVTPGQMVVKIVHDHLVEMLGAESVALNLAAVPPVPILMVGLQGSGKTTTTAKLGLSLQGRDKKKVMMASLDVQRPAAQEQLRLLGEQAEVTTLPIVAGQMPVDIASRAMAAARLQGFDVVLLDTAGRLHVDEALMSELAAVRDAVNAAEILLVADALTGQDAVNVAEAFRARIEVSGIVLTRVDGDARGGAALSMRAVTGCPIKLLGVGENLDALEVFHPDRIASRILGMGDVVGLVEKAAETIEQEDLDKLEAKMLKGQFDLEDMAQQLGQMRRMGGMEGMMAMLPGVAKMKKQIAEAQIDERQLIRQEAIISSMTPRERRHAKLINASRKRRIAGGSGTTVQDVNRVLKQHKQMTVMMKKVKKLGKKGLMRHGLPGLMPR